The genomic region CGTACTACCCTCGCAACAACAATAAAGGGGTGGCAGCTATCCAGCGTCACGTCTCTCAGCGCTTCTTTTCGCCGTCAACCAGAGGTCCTGAGAGGTGAACCACCACCGGTATCTTCGTACCCAGCCGAACCCTGGCCACGGCGAACGGCTACCCATCTGGTCCATCAGTCGTTTCTACTCCGTCGGTCGATTGAGGTCCGTTCGTTCCACCAAACGCCAGCAGATAGTTGATCGCCAGCGCCGCTGCGATGACGAGCGGAAGCAAAGTGAACGTAACGACCCACACCGAGACAGTGATCTCGCCCTCCAGGACCAGCACAACGGTCATTCCCGTAATCGAGGGGGTAAGCAGCGCTCCGAGCAGGAGCACGACGCCACCGACGACATATCCCCACGGACGTCGCTGCCAGAGCCAGTAGCCGGCGATCGCCAGTGCCGGGACCACGACGGCGAGATCGATCGCGTGGCTGACCGTCGCCTGTTCGCCGAGCTCGGCAACGATCGTGGGTTGCGTCCCCGTTATCAACGGTGGCACCAGATCTCCCAACCACAACAACCCGAGGCCGAGTGCGATCACCCAGAGGAACCCGCTGTAGACGGTGGGCGAGACTCGACCGTGGATTTGGCGGTAGACTCGATCTTCGTCAATACCGGCAAAGCCGCTGATGAGTGCGAACAGTGAGAGGCCGAACAGGGCAACGTAGCCGAGGAAGAACGCGTTCCACGCGACCGAAAACGCAATCGACGCCCACATGTAGGTCATGTAAGCGAGCGCCCCGAGCCAGATCAGGTATCCGCGAAGCGAGCCGCGGGCGGCCAACAGGAGCCCAAGCGCCAGTACCGGCACGCCGACAAGAAGAATCGTGAGATCCTGCACGTACAGTGCCGTGAGGAAATCCGGGTGATCCTTATAGTGGCCCGGACGGAAGAGACCGAGGAGCGTCGAAACGATCGACAGGACGAGGATTGCGATCGTTGTCGCGATTTGCCAGCGCGAGAGAAGAGCAGTCATTCTCCAGGCACCAATAGTAGACACGGCTCGCACCGAGATAATCTCCCACGGAGGTTCTCATTCACGGGAAACACTGCTCGTTATTCGAGTCTCTCAGTGGAGTGTTGCTCGTGTTCTGGGAAGCGAGGAGTGTTCTTCCGGTAGTCCAACGTCCACGCTCCAGCAGCGGGTGTTTCTGATGATCCCGTTCGTCCTCTCCGTTTCGCCGGCTCTCGCATTCGACGGCTTCGTGTCCCGATCTGGCTATTTGCTCGGATTATAGGGGATCACTGCGTTCGTCACCTATTTGATGGCCTGTTGAGAGTCGACACGTATCCACGATGAGCCAGGCGGCCCTCGCCCACCGGCCATACACGAACTCGAATCTATTCACCAGCCACTACCTCGATGAACGAATCCACGATCGCGACGAATGGAACTGTGACGACGGCGCTCAGGCAGCGCTGACCGAGTTGCAGGCGCTGTACGATCTGGAAAAAGACCTGGTCGACGGCTACGCCGAAGATCCACTCATCGACAACTGGATCGACGAGGTGCTCGATATTCTCGGCTACGGGACCAACGTCGAAACCACCGTTCCTGACAGGGGTGGGTTCATTGACATTCTCCTCTTCGAAGACACGGGCGCCCGCCGCGACGCCGTTAAAGTCTCCCTCGATACCCACGAATCGAGTGACCGATTCGACCACGGTATCGGTCTCGTCGAAGCCAAACAGTGGGACGCCGACTTCAGCGCCCGCGTTAACGACCAGCGTCCCTACCGGAACGCTTCCCACCAGATCAAACACCACCTCGAACGCACGCCCGAAAATATTCAGTGGGGGATCCTCACGAACGGGCGCAAGTGGCGTCTCTACGGGACCAACGACTACGAGACCCAGACGTACTACGAGGTCGACCTCCCCGAACTCCTCGAGCGCGGCGATCTCAAGGCGTTCAAATACTTCTACACGTTCTTCCGGCCGGCAGCCTTCCACGAACGTGGGGGAACCACGTTCCTCGACGACGTCTGGTCCGAAAGCGAGACCGCCGCCCAGCAGCTCGGCGCAGACTTACAGGACAACGTCTTCACCGCACTGCGCGTCCTCGGGAAGGGCTTTATCGAGACGAACGATCTAGCCCTTGATCCCGACGGCGACGGCCGCAACGAACTCAAAGAACAGTCGCTCGTCTTGCTCTACCGGCTCATATTCTTGCTGTACGCCGAATCTCGCGGGTTGATCCATCCCGAGAATCAGGCGGCCGTCGACGAGTACGAACAGAACTTCAGCCTCGACGCGCTCCGCCTCGAGATTCACGACGAGATCGGCGAGGTCGACGACGGCTTCGACGACGTCTACAGCGAGCACTCGACGACGATGTGGCACCGTCTCGAGAACCTCTTCCGGCTGATCGACGAGGGTGAGGAATCACTGGGCATCCCACCGTACAACGGCGGCCTGTTTAACCAAGAGACACACAGCTTTCTGACCGACCACGAGATCAGCGACCAGTATCTCGCCGAAGTGATCTACCGCGTTTCGACGACCGAGAACGACGACGGGCGGTACGTGCTGGCTGACTATGCGGACCTCGACACGCGCCACCTCGGAAGCGTCTACGAGGGCCTGCTCGAACATCAGTTCCGGATCGCGCCCGAAGAGTACGCCGCCGTCGAGGCTGACGGCGGCCAGGTTTGGCGGCCGGCCACGGAGGTGGCGGTCGCCGACGCGGTTGAGACGGTCGAGGAGGGCGACCTCTACGTCGTCAACGACGAGGGCGAGCGCAAGGCCACAGGCGCGTACTACACGCCCGACTACGTCGTGACGTACATCGTCGAGGAGACGGTCGGGCCCCTCGTCGACGAGATCCGGGCAGATCTCGAAGAGCAGGGCTTCGAGCCGGGATCGTACGAGTACCTCGGGGCGTTCTACCGGCGCGTGACGAACTTGAATGTGCTCGATCCTGCGATGGGCAGCGGCCACTTCCTCACGCGGGCGACGGAATACCTCTCTCGGCAGGTGATGGACGAAGTGCTCGACGTGGAGGAGGCGACTGCCTTCGACGAGCATCACGTACGCCGGGAGATTGCCAAGGAATGCATCTATGGGCTCGATCTCAATGGGATGGCAGTCGAACTCGCGAAGCTCTCGATGTGGCTCGAGACGCTCGCTGCCGACCACCCCCTGGCATTCCTCGATCACCACCTCAAAACGGGGAACTCGCTGGTCGGCTCGGACGTCACCACCGTCCTCGCGAAGGATGCGGAGGCAAACGGCGGCCAACTCACCCTCCAGCAGTCGTCCGCCCACGTCCGCGAACGGACCCCCGATTACGTCATGGACCTGATGCAGGAACTCCTGAAGATCGACAACGAGACGCTCGAGGACGTCAAGTCGATGGAGGAACTCTACGAGGACGTCCGCAGTGACGCGTTCTACCAGCGGCTGTTTGAACTGACGAACGTCCACACCGCCGAGCAGTTCGGTCTCGACGTTCCGGAAGGTGCGTACGAACAGATGGCTCAGGTGATCGACGACGAGACGGCGTGGGCCGAGGTGAGCGAGGAAGACTGGTTTACAACAGCCCAGGCGATGAGCGAGCAGGAGTCCTTTTTCCACTGGGAACTCGAGTTTCCGGAGGTCTTCTTCACTATCGATGGCGAGAAGCTCGAGGACGGTGGGTTCGATGCGGTGATCGGGAACCCACCGTGGGTCATTCTGTCGGATGATCTCCAGCGAGCGTATCTGTGGAGGGAGTACGACTACCAATCTGGACAACCAGATCTGTATCGGTTCTTCATCGAGAAGTGCAGTGATCTTTCCCAATACCGGTATGGGCTGATAACGCCGTCTTCGTGGCTACGTATTCCAGCCGCGACGGCACTTCGCGAGTCACTCATTACCCCACAGCTTCTCGAATCGGTTGCGAAGGTACCATCGGATGCATTCCCTGAGGTTGCGGCGAATATGGTCACGTTTGTCGCCACTCTGACGGAGACTCAAGAGGCAATACGGGTCGATAGTCTCGACGACTCGAACCCGCCGAGTACTGATCACTGGATCAGCTATCCCACCCACATTGCAGACGAGTACCGGATACCCTTAGCGCACGGCGGATCGAGTGAATTGGCTATCGTCGAGAAAATGGGCGACTCCGGTGTGACACTCGGAGACATTGGGACGTCCACCGTCGGATATCAGTTGTACCACACCGATATTCATTCTGCGGACACTATCCAAGACGAAAGTCACCACTCCGATACACCAGTGGACGATGACTTCGTTCCCGAAATCCGGGCCGGGTCACTGTATCGGTTTTACGTCGACCCAGAGCCTGACGGGTATGTTGATCTCTCAGCGGAGTTCTTCAGAATCCCCCCGGAGACGTACCGGGATGGAGACCGCATACTCGTTCGCGAAGTTCCAGGTCCCGACGGAATTGTCTCTGCGCAGACCTCGGACGAACTGCTCTTCCCGAAGTCCGTCATCTCTCTCGTGACGGACTCCTCGGTCTCAACGCGATATCTCACCGCGTTACTGAATAGCAATCTCTTGGCCTTCGAGTTTCTTGTGACTGGCGAGAAGTCATCGCAGGACCTGTTCCCCCGGATTTCGGGATCGGCTCTTCAGAGACTCTCAATCCATGACACGCCAGCGTCTGTGTTCCTTCAGGAACAGACCCCAATCCGAGCAGCATTATCCGATCTCCAGGAGAGAACCGATCTTGACGACGGAATCTGTGATGACCCCATCGAGACAATCTTGGAAGCACTCTCAGCAGTCATGAAGCGGTGTGGGACCGAACGGCAGACGGTAAACTGCTCGCTGCTCGACTATCTCGGCACGTATGCCGACGGTCACTCCCTCTCCGAGGTCGGCCTCGTCCAACCGCCTGAAGGCGCTACCGACTCGAGCCTCACTGAGACGGCAGAAGACCGCGACAATCTCCGTATCGGCGACGTCAAGCTTCTCCGCGAATCGCCTACGAGCGTCGAAATTCGCCTCACTGTCCGCTACAAGCCGGACACCGAGGACGTCCACGAGACCGACCAGTGGGGGTATACCGAGACCGATTTCGAACCTGCGCTTCGCATTTCGGACCTCACCGAGACGGAGGCCGACCTGATCGAGGCGTTCGTCCCGGTGGCCGTCGACGAGGCGGGTGGCTTCGCGAACTTCCGTGAGACCGCCACCACGACGATGTCGCCACTCGACCGCCTCCGGACGCTCACGCTACCCGCCGTAGACGATGTCCGAGACGGGCTCGAAAGCTATCGCAAGACGACAGCCCGTGCGGCGGAACTGGAGACGACAATGGAACGTACCAACGAACTGATCGACCAAATCGTCTACGAGTTGTACGGGCTGACCGACGAGGAAATCGCAATCGTGGAAGAGGCCGTTGGGGACTGAATCGGACCGAGCTCCAGTCGGTAGAGTCGCGTTTGCGGCTGACGTGGCTTCGGGTCAGGTCACAACCACGCTTGCCGGTGACGAGGCGGAAGTGCAGTAGAGGAGAGGACATTATTTTTGGCGCATGTACGCGGGAGTCTCACAGACGAAGTGGTAGTTCGAGCCCGCGACGGACGGAATACTGCGTAGACGTGGCCAAAGCGTGGGTCTTAACCTCGCCGAACACCCAATAACGTCGATGACTGACGGCGACGTCGCGGCGTTTACACACCTCGGAGCGACGGTTCGCGGGGCGCTCTCCGAGCGGGGCTTCTCGACGCCGACGGCGCCACAGCGACTCGCGATCCCGCCGCTGTCGGCGGGCGAGGACACGCTCGTCATTGCCCCCACGGGGAGTGGCAAGACTGAAACTGCGATGCTACCCGTCTTCGACCACCTCGTCGCTGACCCACCGGAGGGGTTCGGCGCCCTCTACATCACGCCGCTTCGGGCGTTAAACCGCGACATGCGCGACCGCTTAGAGTGGTGGGGCGAGTACTTAGATCTCGAGGTCGACGTCCGCCACGGCGACACCAGCCAGTACCAGCGGGGCAAGCAAGCCGAGAACCCACCGGACGTCCTCGTCACGACGCCAGAGACGCTACAAGCGATGCTTACCGGCGAGCGCCTGCGCGAAGCCCTGTCGGACGTCTCCCACGTGGTAATCGACGAGGTCCACGAGCTTGCGGCCTCCAAACGCGGTGCCCAGCTCGCGATCGGCCTCGAGCGACTGCGGGATCTGGCCGACGGTTTCCAGCGAATCGGTCTCTCGGCGACCGTCGGGGATCCCGAGGAGGTGGGCAACTTCCTCACCGGCGGTCGCCCGTGTATCATCCGCGAGATCGACGTGGGGAGCAACGTCGAGGTGGTGGTCCGCGAACCCGAGGTCACGCCGGAGGACGAGGAGCTCTCCGGGACGCTCGTGACCGACGCCGAGACGGCGAGTCACGTCCGGCTGATTCGGGACCTCGTGGAGACCCACGAGTCGACGCTGATATTCGTCAACACGCGCCAGACCGCAGAAGCTCTCGGCTCACGCTTTGGCGAACTCGACCTGCCGATCGGGGTCCACCACGGCTCGCTCTCGAAGGAGGCTCGGATCGACGTCGAGGATCGGTTCAAAGCCGGCGAGCTGGACGCACTCCTCTGTACCTCCTCGATGGAGCTCGGGATCGACGTCGGCCGGATCGACCACGTGATCCAGTACCAGAGCCCGCGGCAGGTCTCGCGGCTGCTCCAGCGGATCGGCCGGGCCGGCCACCGCCGGGACGAGGTCTCGCGCGGAACGATCGTGACCACGCGACCGGACGACACGTTCGAAGCGATCGCGATCGCCCGCCGTGCCCGCGCCGGCGAGGTCGTGCCGGCCGAGATCCACGAAGGGAGCCTCGACGTGGTCGCCAACCAGATTCCAGGACTCATCAAGAGCCGCGGCGCCACGTTCGTCGAGACCGCTTACGAGACGGTGACGCGAGCCTATCCATTCAGAGATCTCGACCCGGAGACGTTCCGCGAGGTGTGCTCGGAGCTTCACCGCAACCGCATCGTCTGGTTCGACGAGGGCGAGGACCGCCTCGAGACGACCGGTGGCACCTGGCAGTACGTCTACGCGAACCTCTCGATGATCCCTGACGAGTCGACCTACCAAGTGAAAGATATCGCCTCGGGGGGCCGGATCGGCACCTTGGACGAGCAGTTCGTCGTCAACTTCGCCGCGCCCGGCGAGATCTTCGTCCAGCGCGGAGAGATGTGGCGCATCGCCGAGATCGACGACGACGACGGCGTCGTGAAGGTCAGCCCCGTCGAAAACCCAGCCGGCGAGATTCCCTCCTGGGTCGGCCAGGAGATCCCCGTTCCCCAGCCGGTCGCCGGCGAGGTCGGCGAGATCCGCGGCGTCACGGAGCCCCAGCTCGACGCCGGGGCCGACGCCGGGGCCGTCGCCCGCGACCTCGCGACCCGCTACCCGGCCGACGAGACGACCCTCGAACGCGCCTGCGAACAACTCGAGCGCCAGGTCGAAGCCGGCGCGCCGATCCCGGCCGCAGACCGACTTCTCCTCGAACGCGAGGGGCGGACCGCCGTGCTCCACGCCCCGTTCGGTCACAAGGCGAACGAGACGCTCGGGCGCGTGCTCTCTGCGCTTCTCGGCCAGCAAAGCGGTTCGAGCGTCGGTCTCGAGGTCGACCCCTACCGCATCGAACTCGAGCTCCCGACCGCGATCGCAACCAGCGACGTACTCGAGGTGCTCGAGACGACCGATCCAGACCACGTCGAGACGATCGTCGAACTCGGGCTCAAGCGCTCTGACGCCCTCGCCTTCCGTCTCTCGCAGGTCTCGACGAAGTTTGGTGCGTTAAAACGCTGGCAGGGGTCGGGTCGCTTCTCCGCCGAGCGACTGCTCGCGGCCTTAGAGGACACCCCAATGTACGACGAGGCGGTCCGCGAGGTGTTCCACGAGGATCTGGACGTCGACGCCGCGGGACGGATCCTCGCAGAGATCCAGTCGGGCGCACTCGAGATCGAGACTGTCCGCGGTCGAACCCCGGTCGGCCGCGGCGGGCGCTCCTCGGGCAAGGAACTGCTCGCACCGGAGAACGCGGACGCGGACGTCATCGAGACGGTCCGCGAGCGGATTCGGAACGATCGGATCATCCTCGCCTGCACCCACTGCAAGGAGTGGACGGCCCGGACGAAGGTCAAACGCGTCCGCGACCAGCCCGAGTGTCCCGACTGCGGCTCGACCCGCATCGCGGCGCTGAATCCGTGGGCCGACGAGGTCGTCGACGCAATTCAGGCCGCCGAGCGCGACGACGAGCAGCGGGAGATGACCGAGCGGGCCTACCGAGCCGCGAGTCTGGTCCAGAGCCACGGCAAGCAGGCGGTGATCGCGATGGCCGCCCGCGGCGTCGGCCCACACAACGCCGCCCAAATCATCAATAAGCTCCGTGAGGACGAAACCGAGTTCTACCGCGACATTTTGGCAAAAGAGCGCCAGTACGCCCGAACGCAGTCGTTCTGGGACTGAGCGTTTTGGCCAGTTCGTACTGAACGGTTGGACAAAGTCGTACTGAACGAGTGGTCGAGATCGTACAGGTGTCGGCTCGCGACCGGACTCACGAGGCTGTGTACATATCAATCCTTTATATTGTGCCTCACGAAGGACGTCCTATGATCGCGGCTTCCTGTGCCTGCTCGACTCACTACTCGTGGATCGGTTCCCCAACGGAGGCGAGTGCCTGACAGATGCGTCTCTCTCACGCCCTCTCGTCGGTCGCCCGCGCGCTTCGATCGCCCGGCGAGATTCTGCCGTTTTACGTACTCGGCATGGCGGTGCCGGTCATCGTACGCACCCTCCCATTTCTCGCCCTCGGCGTCGTCTGGCTCTATCTCGAAGCGTCGGGTCGCCTCGACCGGCTGCGAGAAGAACTCGCCGCACTCGAGACGCAACCGCCGGATCCAGAGGCAGACCCGGACGCGTTTTTCGACTGGACGCAGGACGTGGCTGGCGTCTTCGAGATCGTGTTCACGCCGGGAGTCGTCGGCGTGCTTGCACTCTCGGTGCTCGCTGCCGTCCTCGTCGGCGTGGGCATCTACGCCGTCGTCGCGGCCGGTCAGATCGCAGCCTGTTTCGGGCAGCTTCGGGCCCAGCAGGGCCTGCTCGCCGGCGTCGTCGGTGCGCGCCGGTTCTGGCTTTCGTTTCTCGGACTCCTCTTGCTGGAGCTGTTCCTCTGGATTGCGGTGACTGCCGTCCTCGGGATCGGCGCCGCGATCGTCGCCGGCCTCCTCGTGCTCGCCACCGATTCGGCACTGCTCGCGGCGCCCGTGGTTCTCCTCGCCGCCCTGTTCTGGATCGCCGCCGCGATAGGCATCCGCGCCCTGTTCGCGTTCGCCCCGGTTGCCGTCGTCGTCGACGACAGCGGAGTCTTCGCCTCCCTCTCGGCGAGTTTCCGGTTCATCCGGGCCAACCCGGTCGACGCGCTGTTTTATTACGTCGTCGCGCTGCTCGGGGTCATCGGAGTCGGCGGCCTGCTCTCGGCACTGACATTTCTCGGCGTCGGCAGTCTCGGATCGCTGCTCTCGGCGCTTCTCGTCCTGCCCGCACTTGACCTCCTGAAGACTACCCTCTATGGCGCCCACCGGGGAACGATCGGAGTTCCGCCGGCTCCCGAGTCGCGGCTGCGATCGCAGTTCGTCGGCGGAATTCGTCACGGAGTAGGCGAGATGGTGACGTTCGTGCGTTCCACCCCCGGAATTCACGGCTTCGTCGCCGCCGTCGGGATCGGCACCTTCGTCCTCGGCTGGATCGCCGCAGCGCCGCTGGCCGAGGTCTTCGAGGCGTCGATCGCCCAGCGAATCGAGGACATTATTCCCCCACAGGCCGCCCTCGAATTCTTCGGGAACAACTGGACCGTTGCCCTGACGACTGCCTTCGGCGGTCTCGCCTTCGCGATTCCGGCCGTGGTCTCGATCGCGTTTAACGGGGTCGTCATCGGTGCCACCGCCCGCCTCGAAGTCGAGCCGATCGAGCTGCTCGCGTTCGTCATCCCACACGGGATCTTCGAGATTCCGGCGATCTTCATCGCCGGGGCTGTCGGCGTCTACCTCGGGATCGTCGGCTGGCGCGCCGTCCGCGGACGTGCTGACGCGGCCACACTCGCCGACGCTCTGGGTCGGTCGTTCTGGGTCCTCGTCGGGGTTGGCGTCGTGCTCGCGGTCGCAGGATTTATCGAGGGATTCGTCAGCCCGTACTACTACCAGCCGTTCCTCTGATCGCCTGCGAGGACGCTCCGATGAGGACCGGTGTTCACGACAATATTATTACTATAGCGTGAGCACGGACCGGTATGCCATCGCTTTCGCTCGGCTACGTTGCCGTTCTCGGGCTGTTCGACTCCTGGACCTCGAAGGGGGAGCGCGCCGAGGAGGCCGACGACGAACTCGAGCTCGTGGCGTCGATTCCTGGCTGCGAACTGCGATCGCCGCCGACCGTCTCGACCGTCGCGGAGGTCAACGAACACGCCGAGTCCGGTGAGCCGATTCTCGTCCCGGTCGTCGAGTGTGAGATAGACGCTGACGAGGAGCCGTCGATGGGTGACGTCTTTCGATACGTTGCGGACGTCTGTGACCGGCTTCGACGCGTCTACGCCGACGCACATGTCCGACAGTTCGACGTCCGGTTCGCGTACGGTCCGGATCGGTTCCTCCGCGGTCGGGAGTGTCGACGGGTCACCGTTCCGCCCGAGATGGCCGAGGAGTTGGCCACAGCAGGGTACGACGCCCGTGATCTGGGTGCCGATCTCGAGGCGGCCGACGACGGCGACTCCGTTACGCCGCCGGTCGTCTGGGGCGACTGTGTCTCCTACACCTCAGGAGACGATATGGCTGCCTACAACGCGGCCACCGGCGGTGCGGGAAGCTGGTGACCACCTGGTTCGTCGGCTACTCGACGGAATCATGTCTCGGATCCGAGGCGAAACGGCCAAACCCGTCCCGCTCCAGTCTCGTGTATGAAGTTCGCCCCCGGCGCGTGGCGGTACGCGCTCGTGCCGCTGCTTGCGGCTCCGTTCGCCCTGCTAATCACCGTTCCAGCTGGAGTCGGGCTGGCACTTCTCGGGCTCGCCGTTCTGGCGTTCTTTCGCGATCCGGAACGAACGACACCACCAGCAGGGACGGTTGCACCCGCCGACGGGAACGTCTCCGTCCTTCGAACCGAGGGCGATCGGACCCGGCTCGGCATCTTCATGAACGTCTGGCACGTCCACGTCGTTCGCGCCCCGTTTTCTGGAACCGTCGTCGACGTCGAACACGTTTCGGGTGCGAACAAACCCGCCTTCTCGAAGGACTCGGACCGAAACGAACGCGTCCACGTGACGGTCGACCTCGACGAACCCGGACGCCTGGGACCCGACG from Halobacteria archaeon AArc-dxtr1 harbors:
- a CDS encoding N-6 DNA methylase translates to MSQAALAHRPYTNSNLFTSHYLDERIHDRDEWNCDDGAQAALTELQALYDLEKDLVDGYAEDPLIDNWIDEVLDILGYGTNVETTVPDRGGFIDILLFEDTGARRDAVKVSLDTHESSDRFDHGIGLVEAKQWDADFSARVNDQRPYRNASHQIKHHLERTPENIQWGILTNGRKWRLYGTNDYETQTYYEVDLPELLERGDLKAFKYFYTFFRPAAFHERGGTTFLDDVWSESETAAQQLGADLQDNVFTALRVLGKGFIETNDLALDPDGDGRNELKEQSLVLLYRLIFLLYAESRGLIHPENQAAVDEYEQNFSLDALRLEIHDEIGEVDDGFDDVYSEHSTTMWHRLENLFRLIDEGEESLGIPPYNGGLFNQETHSFLTDHEISDQYLAEVIYRVSTTENDDGRYVLADYADLDTRHLGSVYEGLLEHQFRIAPEEYAAVEADGGQVWRPATEVAVADAVETVEEGDLYVVNDEGERKATGAYYTPDYVVTYIVEETVGPLVDEIRADLEEQGFEPGSYEYLGAFYRRVTNLNVLDPAMGSGHFLTRATEYLSRQVMDEVLDVEEATAFDEHHVRREIAKECIYGLDLNGMAVELAKLSMWLETLAADHPLAFLDHHLKTGNSLVGSDVTTVLAKDAEANGGQLTLQQSSAHVRERTPDYVMDLMQELLKIDNETLEDVKSMEELYEDVRSDAFYQRLFELTNVHTAEQFGLDVPEGAYEQMAQVIDDETAWAEVSEEDWFTTAQAMSEQESFFHWELEFPEVFFTIDGEKLEDGGFDAVIGNPPWVILSDDLQRAYLWREYDYQSGQPDLYRFFIEKCSDLSQYRYGLITPSSWLRIPAATALRESLITPQLLESVAKVPSDAFPEVAANMVTFVATLTETQEAIRVDSLDDSNPPSTDHWISYPTHIADEYRIPLAHGGSSELAIVEKMGDSGVTLGDIGTSTVGYQLYHTDIHSADTIQDESHHSDTPVDDDFVPEIRAGSLYRFYVDPEPDGYVDLSAEFFRIPPETYRDGDRILVREVPGPDGIVSAQTSDELLFPKSVISLVTDSSVSTRYLTALLNSNLLAFEFLVTGEKSSQDLFPRISGSALQRLSIHDTPASVFLQEQTPIRAALSDLQERTDLDDGICDDPIETILEALSAVMKRCGTERQTVNCSLLDYLGTYADGHSLSEVGLVQPPEGATDSSLTETAEDRDNLRIGDVKLLRESPTSVEIRLTVRYKPDTEDVHETDQWGYTETDFEPALRISDLTETEADLIEAFVPVAVDEAGGFANFRETATTTMSPLDRLRTLTLPAVDDVRDGLESYRKTTARAAELETTMERTNELIDQIVYELYGLTDEEIAIVEEAVGD
- a CDS encoding DEAD/DEAH box helicase, with translation MTDGDVAAFTHLGATVRGALSERGFSTPTAPQRLAIPPLSAGEDTLVIAPTGSGKTETAMLPVFDHLVADPPEGFGALYITPLRALNRDMRDRLEWWGEYLDLEVDVRHGDTSQYQRGKQAENPPDVLVTTPETLQAMLTGERLREALSDVSHVVIDEVHELAASKRGAQLAIGLERLRDLADGFQRIGLSATVGDPEEVGNFLTGGRPCIIREIDVGSNVEVVVREPEVTPEDEELSGTLVTDAETASHVRLIRDLVETHESTLIFVNTRQTAEALGSRFGELDLPIGVHHGSLSKEARIDVEDRFKAGELDALLCTSSMELGIDVGRIDHVIQYQSPRQVSRLLQRIGRAGHRRDEVSRGTIVTTRPDDTFEAIAIARRARAGEVVPAEIHEGSLDVVANQIPGLIKSRGATFVETAYETVTRAYPFRDLDPETFREVCSELHRNRIVWFDEGEDRLETTGGTWQYVYANLSMIPDESTYQVKDIASGGRIGTLDEQFVVNFAAPGEIFVQRGEMWRIAEIDDDDGVVKVSPVENPAGEIPSWVGQEIPVPQPVAGEVGEIRGVTEPQLDAGADAGAVARDLATRYPADETTLERACEQLERQVEAGAPIPAADRLLLEREGRTAVLHAPFGHKANETLGRVLSALLGQQSGSSVGLEVDPYRIELELPTAIATSDVLEVLETTDPDHVETIVELGLKRSDALAFRLSQVSTKFGALKRWQGSGRFSAERLLAALEDTPMYDEAVREVFHEDLDVDAAGRILAEIQSGALEIETVRGRTPVGRGGRSSGKELLAPENADADVIETVRERIRNDRIILACTHCKEWTARTKVKRVRDQPECPDCGSTRIAALNPWADEVVDAIQAAERDDEQREMTERAYRAASLVQSHGKQAVIAMAARGVGPHNAAQIINKLREDETEFYRDILAKERQYARTQSFWD
- a CDS encoding stage II sporulation protein M codes for the protein MRLSHALSSVARALRSPGEILPFYVLGMAVPVIVRTLPFLALGVVWLYLEASGRLDRLREELAALETQPPDPEADPDAFFDWTQDVAGVFEIVFTPGVVGVLALSVLAAVLVGVGIYAVVAAGQIAACFGQLRAQQGLLAGVVGARRFWLSFLGLLLLELFLWIAVTAVLGIGAAIVAGLLVLATDSALLAAPVVLLAALFWIAAAIGIRALFAFAPVAVVVDDSGVFASLSASFRFIRANPVDALFYYVVALLGVIGVGGLLSALTFLGVGSLGSLLSALLVLPALDLLKTTLYGAHRGTIGVPPAPESRLRSQFVGGIRHGVGEMVTFVRSTPGIHGFVAAVGIGTFVLGWIAAAPLAEVFEASIAQRIEDIIPPQAALEFFGNNWTVALTTAFGGLAFAIPAVVSIAFNGVVIGATARLEVEPIELLAFVIPHGIFEIPAIFIAGAVGVYLGIVGWRAVRGRADAATLADALGRSFWVLVGVGVVLAVAGFIEGFVSPYYYQPFL
- a CDS encoding protein sorting system archaetidylserine decarboxylase, encoding MKFAPGAWRYALVPLLAAPFALLITVPAGVGLALLGLAVLAFFRDPERTTPPAGTVAPADGNVSVLRTEGDRTRLGIFMNVWHVHVVRAPFSGTVVDVEHVSGANKPAFSKDSDRNERVHVTVDLDEPGRLGPDVADEATVTFVAGAFARRIHPYVESGNRLARGDRLGHIAFGSRVDVLFPAGVSPADVAVERGEATTAGETVVLPNQRTPARSE